The following are from one region of the Sorghum bicolor cultivar BTx623 chromosome 2, Sorghum_bicolor_NCBIv3, whole genome shotgun sequence genome:
- the LOC8056211 gene encoding DEAD-box ATP-dependent RNA helicase 22, which translates to MALHHLRLAPLALLRAASLPPLASSRIAASRHRHVLLFAPPPPWPWRLLSPAARPRALATAAEAEADDVGSGSANGFFAESTSWGSLGVSERLASALRGAGLSRPSLVQATCIPHVLMENDVIVAAETGSGKTHGYLVPLIEKLCSKSSTTKDDNSQDTTPGAHDIVLVLCPNVMLCEQVVRMANSLLDESGEPLKSAAAVCGPKGWPAVHPDILVATPAALLNYLFDYDPEKRRRERFLRNVKFVVFDEADMLLCGSFENQVIRLIHMLRFDEKLLSRAQDSGKEVSLGSDDGYLEDSRFETAEFSGSDEEIEDNIVQDRPVKVENSHVGARKDWRRVRKIYRRSKQYVFVAATLPQSGKRTAGGVLKRMFPDAVWVSGTYLHCHNPRLERRWIEVTADTQVDALLNAVKYGLKSEVHDAKDVRRRTMVFTNTVDAANSVSDILRRVGIPCILYHRESSLEERANNLQSFRENGGVLVCTDAAARGLDVPNVSHVIQAEFAACAVDFLHRVGRTARAGQSGIVTSLYTEANRDLVRAVRQAEELAQPVERAFSRKRSFRNKLKKQALQKRAALVS; encoded by the exons ATGGCGCTGCACCACCTCCGCCTCGCGCCGCTCGCGCTCCTTCGCGCCGCGAGCCTCCCGCCTCTCGCCTCCTCCCGTATCGCCGCGAGCCGCCACCGCCACGTTCTCCtcttcgcgccgccgccgccgtggccgtGGCGCCTCCTGTCGCCCGCTGCGAGGCCGCGCGCGCTTGCCACCGCggccgaggccgaggccgaCGATGTTGGCTCGGGCTCGGCCAACGGCTTCTTCGCCGAGAGCACGTCGTGGGGTTCACTCGGCGTATCCGAACGCCTCGCGTCCGCCCTGCGCGGTGCGGGGCTCTCGAGGCCTTCCCTTGTCCAG GCAACCTGTATACCACATGTTCTCATGGAGAATGATGTAATTGTTGCAGCAGAGactggcagtgggaaaacccaTGGTTACCTCGTACCTTTGATTGAAAAGCTGTGTTCAAAATCTTCTACCACCAAAGATGACAATTCTCAGGACACCACCCCAGGGGCACATGACATTGTGTTGGTCCTTTGTCCCAATGTCATGCTCTGTGAGCAAGTTGTTCGCATGGCTAATTCATTGCTTGACGAGTCTGGCGAACCACTTAAAAGTGCTGCTGCTGTTTGTGGGCCAAAG GGCTGGCCAGCTGTTCATCCAGATATTCTTGTAGCCACTCCAGCTGCTCTCTTAAACTATCTATTTGACTATGACCCAGAAAAGAGGCGAAGAGAGAGATTCCTGCGCAATGTAAAATTCGTA GTGTTTGATGAAGCGGACATGCTACTTTGTGGAAGTTTTGAGAACCAGGTCATTCGTCTCATCCATATGTTGAGATTTGATGAAAAGCTACTTTCAAGAGCACAGGATTCTGGAAAGGAAGTATCACTTGGGAGTGATGATGGATATCTTGAGGATTCAAGGTTTGAGACTGCTGAATTTAGTGGTTCTGACGAGGAAATTGAAGACAATATTGTGCAAGATAGACCTGTCAAGGTGGAGAATAGTCATGTTGGAGCACGCAAGGACTGGAGGAGAGTTAGAAAAATATACAGACGCAGCAAGCAGTATGTCTTTGTTGCTGCCACCCTTCCTCAGAGTGGGAAAAGAACTGCTGGTGGTGTGCTAAAACGTATGTTTCCAGATGCTGTATGGGTTAGTGGCACTTATCTTCACTGTCACAACCCCAG ATTAGAGCGAAGATGGATAGAGGTCACTGCTGATACACAAGTTGATGCTCTTCTGAACGCAGTTAAATATGGCCTGAAGAGTGAAGTTCATGATGCTAAAGATGTTCGAAGACGAACTATGGTCTTCACAAACACTGTTGATGCTGCCAATTCAGTCTCTGATATATTGCGGCGAGTTGGTATTCCATGTATCTTGTACCATCGTGAGAGTTCCTTGGAGGAGAGGGCTAACAATTTGCAATCTTTCCGGGAAAATGGCGGTGTGCTTGTATGCACTGATGCTGCTGCCCGTGGGCTTGATGTCCCAAATGTTTCTCATGTCATTCAG GCAGAATTTGCTGCCTGTGCTGTTGATTTTTTGCACAGGGTGGGCCGCACAGCCAGAGCTGGTCAATCTGGTATAGTGACCAGCCTATACACAGAGGCAAATCGTGATCTTGTAAGAGCAGTTCGTCAAGCAGAGGAGTTGGCTCAGCCAGTG GAGAGAGCATTCAGCAGGAAAAGAAGCTTTCGCAACAAATTAAAGAAGCAAGCATTACAAAAACGTGCAGCACTGGTATCTTGA